The stretch of DNA TTGTGACAAACAAACAAAATCAACTATAAACTCATCTATAATGTGTTCTCGCCTAAATTTATAATTATCAAGCTTTTTCCCCTTTAAAGATTCCCAAAGTACGATTTCCGCTTGAGTTGGATTTTTCTTTCTTTCTTCCTTTAATGTTTTAAGCAATTTATACGAAGATTTTCTGGCTGTTTGATATCCAGGAGTTGCTGAAAGTCCTCCTTTGGAGGATTTAGGAGGCAATTCAAACGGATAATGCCATTGTGCATAAGGCATAGAACCTGAATCAAACCACACGTCAATTAAATCGCTTTCGCGGAACATTTTTTGACCTGAAGCAGAAATTAATACGATGTCATCAACAATATTTTTATGTAAATCTATCTTAGCGTAGTTTTCTTCAGAATTATTTCCAATCTCAAAATCTTCAAAAATATCTTTTGCTAAAACACCTGCTGAAACAGCCTTAGCCATTTCAGATTTTAATTCTTCAACAGACCCAATACAAATTTCTTCTTTACCATCTTCGGTTCTCCAAATTGGCAAGGGAATTCCCCAATATCGTGAACGTGATAAGTTCCAATCGTTTGCATTAGCTAACCAGTTACCAAACCGCCCTTCACCAGTACTTTTTGGTTTCCAGTTTATAGTATTGTTCAGTTCGTGCATACGATCTTTAACATCGGTGACTTTAATAAACCAAGAATCTAATGGATAATACAGAATTGGTTTATCGGTTCTCCAACAGTTTGGATAACTGTGCTTATATTTTTCAACCTTAAAGGCTTTATTTTCTTCTTTTAACTTAATAGCAATCTCAACATCAACAGAACGTTCCGGTGCTTCTCCATCATTATAATATTCATTCTTTACATACTTCCCGGCATATTCTCCCATTTCTGGTCTAAAACGCCCTTGTAAATCTACAAGTGGCACTAAATTATCATGCTCATCTTTTACCAACATTGGGGGCACTTCTGGTTTGGCTTGTTTTGCCACCAAGGCATCATCTGCCCCAAAAGTAGGCGCAGTGTGTACAATTCCTGTACCATCTTCTGTAGTTACAAAATCTCCAGAAATTATTCTAAAGGCATTTTCTGGATGATCGTTTGGCAATGCATAAGGCAATAATTGTTCATATGTAACCCCTACTAAATCCTTCCCTACAAATTCTTTAACTACATAAAACGGAATTTTCTTATCTCCCGATTTGTAGTTTAATAATTCCGATTTATCTTCAACTTGATTGAACTTTCCGGAAAATTGGTAGTTAACTAATTTCTTAGCTAAAACAACAAGGATAGGTTCGAACGTATATTGATTATAGGTCTCAACTAAAACATAATCAATTTTTGGGCCAACTGTTAACGCAGTATTACTTGGTAATGTCCACGGTGTAGTAGTCCAAGCCATAAAATAAACATCGCCTTCATTTTGTAAAAACCCAGGTAATGAATCCCGATTTGCCTTAAACTGAGCGACTACTGTTGTATCAGTGACATCCTGATAAGTTCCAGGTTGATTTAACTCATGAGAACTCAAACCTGTTCCTGCTTTAGGTGAGTATGGCTGTATAGTATACCCTTTGTAAAGCAAGGTTTTATTATAAATTTGCTTTAATAACCACCAAACACTCTCCATATATTTAGGGTCGTAGGTAATGTACGGATCGTCCATATCTACCCAATAACCCATCTTTTCTGTCAGATCATTCCAAACATCTGTATAACGCATCACAGCTTTACGACAAGCCGCATTGTAGTCTTCTACAGAAATTGTTTTACCTATATCTTCCTTAGTAATACCTAATTCTTTTTCAACTCCCAATTCAATAGGTAACCCATGAGTATCCCAACCCGCTTTGCGCTTTACCTGGTATCCCTTCATGGTTTTATACCGTGGAAAAATATCTTTAATAGCACGTGCTAAAACATGGTGCACTCCAGGAAGCCCATTTGCCGATGGCGGACCTTCATAAAATACATACGGTTCTTTACCTTCTCGGGTAGAAATACTTTTTTCAAAGATGTTATTTTCTTGCCAATATTGTAGTATCTCATTCGCTACATTTGGCAAGTCAAGTCCTTTATATTCAGGAAATTTAGTGCTCATTTACTCTTTATTCTAATAAGGATGCGAATTTAAGGAATTTTGGTAAAAAAGAAGTTAGTTTATTGTAAAAAAGAAAGACATGATTTTTCAATTAGAGTTTGTACAAAACAATAATTATTATAGGTTTAAATTATCTGCTTCTTCTGATTAAAACATATATGCATACCCTTTTTCAGGGATATAAATTTAGCCATAAACAGTGTTTAAAACCCTTATAGAACACTTTAATTTTACAAAAAAACTATAGTAATCAGCTATCCTTATGACATAGCTCCCTAGAGGTTAATTTATGAAGCAACTTTTACTTTTAATTTTTCTGACACCCTTTTTTAGTATTAGTCAAATACAAATAGGCAATGATATTGATAGCGAAACTGATAGTGATCTATCAAGTTGGAGTATCTCACTCTCATCTGATGGTACTACAGCTGCTGTTGGCTCAATAGATAATGATGAAAATGGTGTTAGTTCGGGCCGTGTAAGGGTTTATAAAAAAACACCAACTAGTTGGACACAAGTAGCCAACGACATCTATGGCGAAGCTGATAGTGATTTATCAGGTTGGAGTGTGTCCCTTTCATCTGATGGTTCAGTAGTTGCTATTGGAGCTCCTTTAAATGATGGTAAAGATCCTAATGGTACTACTAATAATTCAGGTCATGTACGGGTTTACAAGAATATTTCTGGGGTTTGGACGCAGATAGGTAGTGATATTGACGGCGAAACAGCCAGTGATCAATCAGGCTATAGTGTATCCCTCTCATCCGATGGTTCTATGGTTGCTATTAGTGCTCCAGGCCATGATGGCAATGGTATTAATTCTGGCCATGTGCAGGTATACAAGAATACATCTGGGGTTTGGACACAGGCAGGTAATGATATTGATGGTGAAGCAACTGCTGATCGATCAGGTGATAGCGTATCACTTTCTTCCGATGGCTCTATGGTGGCTATTTGGACCTCTCTTAATGGTTCTGATATAAATCTAAGTCCTGAACATATACGGGTTTATAAGTATGAATCATTAGTAGACACCTGGAAACAAATAGACTCTAACATTGATGGTGAAAAAACTCAGAATCAATCAGGATCTAGTCTCTTCCTCCCTCCCGAAGGCCCTATCGAAACTATTAAGGACTTTGATAATACTAATTCTGTTTTTGATTCAGACCATCTTCGAGCTCATAATTTAAGCGCTATATTATCATCCGATTCTTTTGTATTGTCTCAATTTGGCTTATATCCCAACCCAGCAAATAACCAAATTACCATTGGGTTAATTAAGGGCTTGACATTAGAAAAAATCTCTATCTATAATAATTTAGGTCAATTTATACTGACTACTCAAAAAAAAGTTATCGACACATCAGGTTTATCTGTTGGTCTTTATTATGTTGAAGTTATAACTAATAAAGGTAAAGCGACTAAGAAAATAGTGATTAAATAAAATGATATAAAAATGACGTTTAAAAAGAAAAAGAGATTGTCCAAAATTATCTGGACGACCTCTTTTTCTATTTTTTATGAAAACTAAATTAATTAAAAACAATCTTTTTGGTGAGCACCTCATTCATTTCCGTTCTTAAACATATTATATAGGCTCCCGTTGATATATTATCAAATCTAAAACCATTCTCTAAACTTTCTGTTGGTACATTTTCAACTTCTAAAACGGTTTGACCCCTCATATTGATTAAGGCCAGTTTTTTGACCTGGCTATTCAACTTTTTAGCAAACAGTGTATTGGTCTTATTCTGATAATAAATATAATTCTCTGTAAATGTCGCCTCTTCTGCACTCAAAGTTTTAGCTTCATTTTGGAAAACCATCTCAAATCTGGTATTAAACTTTCCTGCCTCCGATTGAAACTCGTATGCTGAGCCACTTCTTAAATCAAAATAAGTACCTGTTAGGTTGTCCCTTAGATAAACTTCTTGCCCTTCTTCTAAATTCTCCGTTTCTGTTATCTTAATCTCAAACGTATTATCTCCTGAAGATTTAAAGTTTAACGGTATGGCCTTATCTTCTGTAATTGGGCTATAGGCTTGCATATTCATATTCTTGCCCTCTAAACCTAAATTAAAATCGTTGTTATTGGACTCGTCACATTCTGCATCATAGCCGTAATCAAAACCATCTGTGGTGGTTTCGCTAAAGCCTAAAAGTAATTCTCTTCGGGTCTTGGGTCCCACAATCGAATTAAATTCTAACCGGATTTTCTGCATACCATTGCTATCACCTTCTCCATCGCTTTGTTTTGCACTGCTGCTTTTCTTAGATTTTGTATTGCTCGATTTAAAGAAGGACGATCCATTATTATAAGTTCCATCTGCATCGGATTCTTTTATAAATATTCGCTGGCTGTTATTAAACTCTACATCTCCATCTGCTATAATCTCCGTAACAAACCCCTGACCAACCGGAAGGTATCTTGAAGGCGTTATGGTCCCGTCCTGGGAACCGTTATGTGCTCCATATAAACCTACAAATTGATAGGCTCTTACCGATCCCAGTTTATTTACTTGCGCATAGCCACCTTTGTACTGATCAAGATGATGCGAATCTCCTGCCCATTGTTGCCATAATTGTAACGTACCATCTATTACCCCTGCATTGTCATCAATGAATTTATGGATGTCCAAGGCCGATGGGTACGGGTTCCCTAATAGATACTCCGTTTTGGATACTTGTGAAACTGACCCCGGGCCACCTTTATCGGTAACGTTTATTAGTATGGTGCCATTATTTGGCTTCCCCTCAAAAATATATTGCTGCTCTATACCTGCATTCCCTATGCCTTTCTGCGTGTAACCAACTCCCGGTTCCAACGGTGCGCTAGGTGAATGAAATGCCCAATCCCAATACGTCAAAGCATTTTTGTAAGTATAGATCCAATACGTACTAATTTTTCCAGCTTCATCATAGGCAGAGGTAAAGGACAAATTAACCCCGGATTCATCTTTTATCATATTTAAGTTAAATGGTGTATTATTAGCGTTATTTGTTGAGGCATTATTATCCGTTAAACCTGTAACACCCATAGTTCCCACTGGCGAGGACCAATAGTTGTACCTATATACATTAGAGGTTCCTTCTTGGCGCCTTAAAAGCTTACCTGTCACCGAGGTAACCAGATCACTGTTTACAGTTTGAATTAACTGGCAATCATCTTCTAAATTAAGTGTTCCATTTAACTCTAAATACCAAGAGTTTTCGATAAGGTTTTCGCTGTGAACCGTAAAAGTATATCCCGTATCAATTACTAAACCGGCTGTATTAATGGAATGACAAGCTGAAACATCGCTTGCTATTTTGATAATACTCCAATCTTTATTGGTTGCTGTATTTTCAATATCCCAAACATCTCCATGTTGCCATGTAGATTGTGTCGTCCAATCACCATTGTTTGAAGAAACATATGGCATTGGAGCCGTTTGATCTTGAATGGTCGTAATATAGTTTATATACAATTCCTTATCATAACTTGAATAATCAGAGGTCGTTCCTTTTTTAATATCTGTCATGGGGTAATAGGCTATCAAATTTGCCCAAGACACGGCACTACTCGTAGCTGTATCTTCAATATCTTTTCCTACAATGGCACCTATCGTATTCCCAGAATTGTTTTCTATTTCCTGGTATACCATTTTTTTAATTTGCTCTGTCGTTAATACAATATCAAATACTCTTACCTCATCAATATCTCCTTTATAATATTCTTTATTGCTTACTATTTCATTTGAGAACCTCCCAATTTCAAAATTCCCGTTAGAATCATCTGTATTCTCAATAGCTGCTCCAGTACTTGCAACGGTTGTCGAAGTCAATAGTTCGCCATCAACAAAAAGTTGCATTACCCCTGTTGAACTCGTATAAGTTGCTGTTAAGTGATGCCATTCATCAAAATTAATAGCACTGCAACTTATAGTTTCTTCAGAGTTCCCTGAGGTTTTAGTTGTAAATGATGGGGTATTCCCATTTTGCAACCATAGCTTACAACCCGTATCCTCTCCGACTATAGTCATATTGGTCGAATTCCCCGAATCAGATTTTATCCAGGCCATGATAGTTACATCATCCAAACCATCTATAAAAGATGCTCTGGATAAATAATCATCTACTCCATCAAAATCTATAGAAGCTATTGGTGGTGGGTTGATATCAAATAAATCTCTATAATCCAGATCACCACCCAAAGTAGCATCGCTATCAACATCACCAAAAGAAGAGGTAAGGTCTGCAATATCACCAGTGGAAACTTCATCATTAACATCCAGAAAGCCCGTTACAGCATCCAGATTATCATCTAATCCATCACTATCAATATCAATATTATTAATGGTATTTGCCTGTCCATTTTCTTGAATATCCGGTGTGCCATCGTTATCTGTATCACTATCTAAATAATCTTTTAAGCCATCTCCATCTGTGTCTTCTATTTGATTTAAATCGGTTCCTCCCATAGCTGATTCATAAACATCATCCAATCCATTACTGTTAGCATCTGTAATACTACCACTAACATTACTAGGAGGGATATATCCTATGGTAGGTTGTGCTTCAACATTATCAGGGATACCATCATTATCACTATCAATATCTACCGTATCTGAAACAAGATCATCATCAAAATCACATTTAGAACTTACCCCAAAATTTGTTAACCTTATCCAAGTGTCATCATCAGAACCCGTAGCTCCAAACAATAAATCAACATGAGAAAACTTATCAAACTCCATATTTAAATAGAAATCTGGATCATCACCATGCGTCCCTCCATCATCTGGTTCGTATACCCAATCTGTATTTGGAGCAACAAGGGTAGGATCTAATCTATATAAAGTATAACCCACTGGGTCTGGTCCGTTGATAAATCCTGCTTGCTCTAAATTTGTTGTAGCATTTAAGTATGGGGTTACGGTTGATGTTACTGTAGAGGGGTTAAACCCAACCATTTCAGTAAAATCCCAACCATATGAGGTATCAATATCTCTCAGCTCCAAAATAATATCATATAAAACAGCGGGCACTCCCACAGGGTCTGCAGGTATTGCACTTCCCGCTTCCACCAAATCAAACGAAAATGTTACATAATCATCATTACTGGAATCAAATGTACTCACCCTTAATTCATTGTTACAATTAACTGTATATGAACCATTAATAGTAATAACCGTAAGAACAATATCATAATATTGATTTTGAAAAAGTAGTGCATTAGAATACACTACTTTTTCCCCGGCTTTTACATCACTTAAGTCTGTAGCTGTTAATAATGCCGCATTGTTAAATTGAATAGATGCCGAACATTCGTAAGTATCTATAATACCATCATTATCATCATCTATATCAATTGAATCTGGTATGCCGTCTCCATCTGAATCTTGTGCAAAAGAAAAATTAAACACAAATAAAGCCATAAACAGGCCAAAAAGTAGTTTCGCTTTCATAATTAATAGATTTGGGTAAATCGAAATTATCTTATATCCAGATAGTTACATATTTTTTTCGTTAAAAAACTCAAATTTTTCTATCAAATACAATAAAATCGATGAAATGCATATCATTTACACACCTTACATTAATATATTGTATCATTATTTGTATTAAAATGACGATTAAACTTGAGGGAAGAATATGTTAATTAATAAGATTATTGG from Flavivirga spongiicola encodes:
- the ileS gene encoding isoleucine--tRNA ligase → MSTKFPEYKGLDLPNVANEILQYWQENNIFEKSISTREGKEPYVFYEGPPSANGLPGVHHVLARAIKDIFPRYKTMKGYQVKRKAGWDTHGLPIELGVEKELGITKEDIGKTISVEDYNAACRKAVMRYTDVWNDLTEKMGYWVDMDDPYITYDPKYMESVWWLLKQIYNKTLLYKGYTIQPYSPKAGTGLSSHELNQPGTYQDVTDTTVVAQFKANRDSLPGFLQNEGDVYFMAWTTTPWTLPSNTALTVGPKIDYVLVETYNQYTFEPILVVLAKKLVNYQFSGKFNQVEDKSELLNYKSGDKKIPFYVVKEFVGKDLVGVTYEQLLPYALPNDHPENAFRIISGDFVTTEDGTGIVHTAPTFGADDALVAKQAKPEVPPMLVKDEHDNLVPLVDLQGRFRPEMGEYAGKYVKNEYYNDGEAPERSVDVEIAIKLKEENKAFKVEKYKHSYPNCWRTDKPILYYPLDSWFIKVTDVKDRMHELNNTINWKPKSTGEGRFGNWLANANDWNLSRSRYWGIPLPIWRTEDGKEEICIGSVEELKSEMAKAVSAGVLAKDIFEDFEIGNNSEENYAKIDLHKNIVDDIVLISASGQKMFRESDLIDVWFDSGSMPYAQWHYPFELPPKSSKGGLSATPGYQTARKSSYKLLKTLKEERKKNPTQAEIVLWESLKGKKLDNYKFRREHIIDEFIVDFVCLSQRLVIEVDGGYHNKPEVVEADKLRTEILEDLGYNVIRFTNEEVIGDIDSVLNKISNKLKVLPLGKDLGWAFPADFIAEGVDQTRGWFYTLHAIGTMVFDSVAYKNVVSNGLVLDKNGQKMSKRLGNAADPFETLGNYGADATRWYMISNANPWDNLKFDLDGIEEVKRKFFGTLYNTYSFFTLYTNLDKFSYLEADIALEERPEIDRWILSELHTLIKKVDAFYADYEPTKAARVISDFTQDYLSNWFVRLSRRRFWKGDYEQDKISAYQTLYTCMVTIAKLGAPIAPFFMDRLYLDLNSVTRKETFESVHLANFPVYNEAYVDKSLERKMESAQTISSLVLSLRAKEKIKVRQPLQKIMIPVDSDQQKEEILAVSELIKHEVNVKSVELLEEASDILVKQIKPNFKALGPRFGKEMKLIANTIKAFNSDDIKKIEQNGVLDVEINGKNITLELEDVEITSQDIEGWLVANEGSLTVALDVTISDDLRKEGIARELINRIQNLRKDSGFEVTDRIDVTLQKDDHVINAVNANMTYIKTETLTSELEIIDKLDNGIEITFDDVNTKLFIQKH
- a CDS encoding T9SS type A sorting domain-containing protein is translated as MKQLLLLIFLTPFFSISQIQIGNDIDSETDSDLSSWSISLSSDGTTAAVGSIDNDENGVSSGRVRVYKKTPTSWTQVANDIYGEADSDLSGWSVSLSSDGSVVAIGAPLNDGKDPNGTTNNSGHVRVYKNISGVWTQIGSDIDGETASDQSGYSVSLSSDGSMVAISAPGHDGNGINSGHVQVYKNTSGVWTQAGNDIDGEATADRSGDSVSLSSDGSMVAIWTSLNGSDINLSPEHIRVYKYESLVDTWKQIDSNIDGEKTQNQSGSSLFLPPEGPIETIKDFDNTNSVFDSDHLRAHNLSAILSSDSFVLSQFGLYPNPANNQITIGLIKGLTLEKISIYNNLGQFILTTQKKVIDTSGLSVGLYYVEVITNKGKATKKIVIK
- a CDS encoding LamG-like jellyroll fold domain-containing protein is translated as MKAKLLFGLFMALFVFNFSFAQDSDGDGIPDSIDIDDDNDGIIDTYECSASIQFNNAALLTATDLSDVKAGEKVVYSNALLFQNQYYDIVLTVITINGSYTVNCNNELRVSTFDSSNDDYVTFSFDLVEAGSAIPADPVGVPAVLYDIILELRDIDTSYGWDFTEMVGFNPSTVTSTVTPYLNATTNLEQAGFINGPDPVGYTLYRLDPTLVAPNTDWVYEPDDGGTHGDDPDFYLNMEFDKFSHVDLLFGATGSDDDTWIRLTNFGVSSKCDFDDDLVSDTVDIDSDNDGIPDNVEAQPTIGYIPPSNVSGSITDANSNGLDDVYESAMGGTDLNQIEDTDGDGLKDYLDSDTDNDGTPDIQENGQANTINNIDIDSDGLDDNLDAVTGFLDVNDEVSTGDIADLTSSFGDVDSDATLGGDLDYRDLFDINPPPIASIDFDGVDDYLSRASFIDGLDDVTIMAWIKSDSGNSTNMTIVGEDTGCKLWLQNGNTPSFTTKTSGNSEETISCSAINFDEWHHLTATYTSSTGVMQLFVDGELLTSTTVASTGAAIENTDDSNGNFEIGRFSNEIVSNKEYYKGDIDEVRVFDIVLTTEQIKKMVYQEIENNSGNTIGAIVGKDIEDTATSSAVSWANLIAYYPMTDIKKGTTSDYSSYDKELYINYITTIQDQTAPMPYVSSNNGDWTTQSTWQHGDVWDIENTATNKDWSIIKIASDVSACHSINTAGLVIDTGYTFTVHSENLIENSWYLELNGTLNLEDDCQLIQTVNSDLVTSVTGKLLRRQEGTSNVYRYNYWSSPVGTMGVTGLTDNNASTNNANNTPFNLNMIKDESGVNLSFTSAYDEAGKISTYWIYTYKNALTYWDWAFHSPSAPLEPGVGYTQKGIGNAGIEQQYIFEGKPNNGTILINVTDKGGPGSVSQVSKTEYLLGNPYPSALDIHKFIDDNAGVIDGTLQLWQQWAGDSHHLDQYKGGYAQVNKLGSVRAYQFVGLYGAHNGSQDGTITPSRYLPVGQGFVTEIIADGDVEFNNSQRIFIKESDADGTYNNGSSFFKSSNTKSKKSSSAKQSDGEGDSNGMQKIRLEFNSIVGPKTRRELLLGFSETTTDGFDYGYDAECDESNNNDFNLGLEGKNMNMQAYSPITEDKAIPLNFKSSGDNTFEIKITETENLEEGQEVYLRDNLTGTYFDLRSGSAYEFQSEAGKFNTRFEMVFQNEAKTLSAEEATFTENYIYYQNKTNTLFAKKLNSQVKKLALINMRGQTVLEVENVPTESLENGFRFDNISTGAYIICLRTEMNEVLTKKIVFN